Below is a window of Vicinamibacterales bacterium DNA.
ACGACATCAAAAAAGTGTAGCATTCATGCGGGTATTTCGCGGGTCGGCGATTGACACCGCAAAACCGCGCGCTATAGGATACGAGCCTGATTTTTTGAATTTTCCTCCGCTGCCTCCGCAACGCGCGCGCGGCTCAGGCGGGATTTCGAGGAGCGCGCCCAAGCAAGGGGAATAGCCGATGGCAGAGGCCCGCAGGATGGGCAAATCCGAACTGTTCTCGCACTTCGCGGATCGCTTCGAGGTCAAGCGGACGCAGGCCCGCGAGTTCTTCGACGAGCTGAACGTGCTCGCCGAAAAGGAGCTGAAGCGCTCCGGCGAGTTCGTGCTGCCCGGGATGGTGAAGCTCGTCGTCCAGAAGCGCAAGGCGCGGATGGGGCGCAACCCCGCGACCGGCGAGCAGATCAAGATCCCCGCGAAGACCGTGGTCAAGGCGCGGATTGCGAAGCAGCTGAAGGACGCCGTCCTTCCGAAGAAGTAGCGCACGGCCTCGGCGCGTCGGACGAACACTGACAGGCCGGACGTACGTCCGGCCTGTCGCACGTACCGCTACGCCGCCACCGACGGCGCCTTCGAGGCGAGGGCCCGGCTGTAGATCGTCGCCGGCGCCAGCCGCGCCACCCGGGCCTGCAGGCTCGGCAGCGAGTCGTCGTCCAGGATGATGCGGTCCTCGGCGTCGAGGATGACTTCGCCGCTGAACCGCCGCGCGCCGCGCGCGGTGCGGTGTTCGAAGTAGTGCACGACGTACGACTGCCCGTCGACTTCGACCTGCGCCGTCTGCACGAGCTTGCGGAACATGGTGTCTCCCTGCCTATCCCGCCGCCTGCGCCATCGGCCTCGCGCTGGTGCGCGGGAAGTCGATGACGAAGGTGGTTCCCTTGCCCACTTCGCTCGCGACGCTGATTCGTCCGCCGAGCTGCTCCACGATCTTTCGCGTGATGGCCAGCCCGAGGCCGAGCCCGCGCCGTTTGGTCGTGACGAAGTCCTCGAACACCGCCTGCAGCCGATCCGCGGGAATGCCGCAGCCGGTGTCGTAGACGCGCACCTGGACGCGGTCGTCCTGCCCTTCCACCGCGGCGACCACGAGCCCGCCGGGGGCGGTCGCCTGGATGGCGTTGACGACGAGGTTGCGGTAGACCCGGCCGAGCGCGAACACGTCCCCCTCGACGTAGAGCGGCTCGGCGGACAGCTCGGCGCGCAGCGTGATGCCGGCCGTCTCGGCCAGCGGCTGCATCGATTCGATCGCGTCGCCGACCGAGCGGTTCAACTCGATCGGGAAGCGCTCGAGCGGGATGGGCTTGGCGATGTTCTGCAGGTCCTCGAGCACCCGCTTGACGATCTGCATCTCGCGCTCGACCATCCGCCGGAAGGTGTCGCGGTACTCCGCGTCCTCCCACATCTTGAGGATCAGCTTGCAGCTGTTGCCGATGTTCTGGATGGGGTGCGAGAGATCGTGGACCAGCCCGGCGGCGATGCGCCCGAACATCACCTGACGTTCCTGTTTGCGGATGTCTTCCTGCAGCTCGACCAGGCGGTCGGCCATCGAGTTGAACGCGTCGCCGAGTTCGCGGATCTCGTCCTGCCCGCTCAGCGCCACGCGGGTCTCGAGCTTCCCCTCGGCGAGCGCCCGGGTGACGCGGGTCAGCGCGAAGATGCGCTGGATGAAGCTGCGTCCCCACAGCCACCCGAGAATGATGGTGCCCGCGAGGGCGAGCAGAATCGCGGCGAACAGCTGGCGCTCGATCCGCTTCGCCGTGGCCATCGCCTCGGTTTCCGGCTGCTCGACGATGACGAGCCACTTCGGATCGGATACCGATGCCGCGACCGCGATGATCGTCTGGCCGTTCTGCTCGTAGCTGTCGAAGACCTTGCGTCCGGCGAGATAATCCGCGGCAAACGTCAGCTCCGCCGCCGATCGCACCTGATCGGGATCGGCGATCGTCCGCTTCTCGTCCGGGTTCCCGTGGGCGATGAGCCGCCCCTCTTCGCTGACGAGCAGCGCGTAGCCCTGCTGACCGACGCGGATGCGGTCGACGGTCCGCCACAGCTCTTCGAGGGCGATCTCGCCGACGATCCAGCCGGCGCCCCGGTCCACCCGCCCCAGATGGACGGCAATGGTCGTCGTCGGCAGGCCGTCGTCGTCGAACTTCAGAGGTGAGATGTGCGCGCGATCCGGCCGGCGCCGCGCCTCTTCCGCGACCGCGAGACGAGTGGCCGCGAGCGCGCTGGTCGAGAGCGGTTTCGCGAGACTGTCGAACAGCGTGATTTCCCTGAACTCGGGGAACTGGAGCACGTAGTCCTTGAGAATCCGCTCCTGCTGCCACGGCGTCAGCCCGGTGGCGGTGAGTTCCGAGCCCACCGACTGCAGCACGCGGGTGTTGTGCTGCATGTACATGCCGACCTGCTCGGCGACCTGCTTCGCGACCTTCTGATTGCCGTCGACGACGGATGCGGCGGTGCCGCTGCGCAGCGAGCCGATCGAGACGATGCCGTAGACGACCAACGGCAGGATCGCCGCCGTGGCGATCAGCAGAACGAACCGGGAGGTGATGCGCCTCACCGCGAGGCCTGCGTTCCGGCCGCCGTTGCCGGCCGCCACATCCAGATGTTCGTCATGACATCCCGATTCGGTTCGGCCAGCACGTCGATCTTGGCGGAGACGGCACGCGACGTCTCCTGCCAGGCGAGAAACGCCGCCGGTGGATCGTCGTGCAGGACGCGCTCGAGTTCAGCCACCGCCGACCGGATCTCGTCGTCGGTGCGCGCGCTCTGGATGCGGTC
It encodes the following:
- a CDS encoding HU family DNA-binding protein, whose translation is MAEARRMGKSELFSHFADRFEVKRTQAREFFDELNVLAEKELKRSGEFVLPGMVKLVVQKRKARMGRNPATGEQIKIPAKTVVKARIAKQLKDAVLPKK
- a CDS encoding sensor histidine kinase, which translates into the protein MRRITSRFVLLIATAAILPLVVYGIVSIGSLRSGTAASVVDGNQKVAKQVAEQVGMYMQHNTRVLQSVGSELTATGLTPWQQERILKDYVLQFPEFREITLFDSLAKPLSTSALAATRLAVAEEARRRPDRAHISPLKFDDDGLPTTTIAVHLGRVDRGAGWIVGEIALEELWRTVDRIRVGQQGYALLVSEEGRLIAHGNPDEKRTIADPDQVRSAAELTFAADYLAGRKVFDSYEQNGQTIIAVAASVSDPKWLVIVEQPETEAMATAKRIERQLFAAILLALAGTIILGWLWGRSFIQRIFALTRVTRALAEGKLETRVALSGQDEIRELGDAFNSMADRLVELQEDIRKQERQVMFGRIAAGLVHDLSHPIQNIGNSCKLILKMWEDAEYRDTFRRMVEREMQIVKRVLEDLQNIAKPIPLERFPIELNRSVGDAIESMQPLAETAGITLRAELSAEPLYVEGDVFALGRVYRNLVVNAIQATAPGGLVVAAVEGQDDRVQVRVYDTGCGIPADRLQAVFEDFVTTKRRGLGLGLAITRKIVEQLGGRISVASEVGKGTTFVIDFPRTSARPMAQAAG